In Lewinellaceae bacterium, a single window of DNA contains:
- a CDS encoding class I SAM-dependent methyltransferase, translating to MPTLRKLFYSLPPAWRFLARRLYFLPTDLYEGLSGQRDAITPPRGLIYTGSGDFRAQGEKMQKYLVDLAGLQPHHRVLDVGSGIGRIAVPLTEYLSGKGSYEGFDVVEVGVRWCEKAITRRYPNFRFHYVDLDNDLYRSGGGNAADFRFPYSDDDFDLVVLTSVFTHMLPGEVANYLREIGRVLRPGGCCFATFFLWNEAAERLSRGNPHFAFPHDHGHYRLMDAQVQAANVAYEEDHLRREMIEAAGLEVEQAHYGYWAGREKAQCKDFQDILVLRKFAVS from the coding sequence ATGCCCACCCTCCGAAAACTCTTCTATTCCCTTCCCCCCGCCTGGCGCTTCCTGGCGCGGCGCCTCTACTTCCTGCCGACAGACTTGTATGAGGGCCTCAGCGGGCAGCGCGATGCTATAACGCCGCCCCGCGGCCTGATCTACACCGGCTCCGGCGATTTCCGGGCACAGGGGGAGAAAATGCAGAAATATCTGGTAGACTTGGCGGGCCTGCAGCCCCATCACCGGGTGCTCGACGTGGGCAGCGGCATTGGCCGCATCGCCGTGCCCCTCACCGAATACCTTTCCGGAAAGGGCAGCTACGAAGGCTTTGACGTGGTGGAGGTGGGCGTGCGCTGGTGCGAAAAGGCGATCACCCGCCGCTATCCCAACTTCCGCTTCCACTACGTGGATCTGGACAACGACCTCTACCGCTCCGGCGGCGGCAACGCGGCGGACTTCCGCTTCCCGTATTCTGATGACGATTTTGATTTGGTAGTGCTCACTTCGGTCTTCACCCACATGCTGCCCGGTGAGGTGGCGAATTACCTCCGGGAGATTGGGCGGGTGCTGCGGCCGGGGGGCTGCTGCTTCGCTACTTTCTTCCTTTGGAATGAAGCTGCCGAGCGCCTTTCCCGGGGCAATCCCCATTTTGCCTTTCCCCACGATCACGGCCATTACCGGCTGATGGACGCGCAGGTGCAGGCGGCCAATGTGGCTTACGAGGAAGACCACCTCAGGCGGGAGATGATCGAAGCGGCAGGGCTGGAAGTGGAGCAGGCGCACTACGGCTACTGGGCGGGGCGGGAAAAGGCCCAGTGTAAGGATTTTCAGGATATTTTGGTGCTGAGAAAATTCGCGGTATCATAA
- a CDS encoding ribbon-helix-helix domain-containing protein: MKTTYSFTFTSELMEQLDEYARKLDIPKDKLIERSIRYYLQKIRHGEYIQSFRRAANDEEQIQFAEAGLEEFLKQIEQL; this comes from the coding sequence ATGAAAACTACTTACTCCTTCACTTTTACTTCTGAATTGATGGAGCAACTCGATGAGTACGCCAGAAAGCTGGATATTCCTAAAGACAAGCTTATTGAGCGTTCCATACGGTATTACCTTCAAAAGATCAGGCACGGAGAGTATATTCAGTCTTTTCGAAGGGCTGCTAATGATGAAGAGCAAATTCAATTTGCTGAAGCCGGACTGGAAGAATTCCTGAAGCAAATCGAGCAATTATGA
- a CDS encoding serine hydrolase, protein MKKRRLILPSILAILAITSAFYVPRERDTVPGEQQWVDSVYNAMTEDERLGQLFMLRAHSDLGQDHIDKIKRLISEYKVGGLCFFQGTPEKQIELINEYQKLAGPVPLLIAIDAEWGLGMRMKESAISFPQQLMLGAIQDNRLIYEMGKEVARQLKAVGVRFNFAPVADVNNNPANPVINMRSFGEDPMNVAVKSYMYAEGLQDHGVLACAKHFPGHGDTDVDSHYDLPVIRHDLTRLDSVELYPFRVLAQYGVGSVMVAHLHVPELDARENRPTTLSYNTVTRLLREGLGFEGLIVTDALDMKGVTKHFDSGEVEAEALLAGNDMLLLPEDLGAAIAAIKKYVREGKLNWERIERSVKKILANKYRLGITEFEPLRSDSIRQVLNSGQAIQLKRELIASALTLVRNPEGLIPFQQLDTLSLASLSIGGGASNPFQQRLLSYQRIPALQAGKEISAAKSQELMQQLRSYDAVIVSLHDMNSRASSSFGVTQSTRDFLRALSRQTRVVLVAFGNPYSLKYFDDIGWVLEAYDEDPATQDLAAQALFGAIALKGRLPVTASPRSAYGMGAITQKLQRFGYAPPESMGLDSGTLAGIETIAENAIAAHATPGCAILVAKDGNIVFEKAFGHPAYGADKPVELDDLYDLASLTKITSATLAVMKLYEEGRLSLDTPIVRYLPELEGTNKASMALRDIMAHRAGLTGWIPFYKQTMSVRRRRAQQRPEFYHRAPDAAFSIPVAANLFLRNDFADTIWEQIYRSDLRPNRNYEYSDLGFYLIARIVKRLSGQPLDEYVETHFYRPMGLSRIGYNPWKNFPKNKVVPTERDHYFRLQMVQGYVHDMGAAMLGGVSGHAGLFANAHDVAVVMQMLLNKGTYGNRQFLLPATIDTFTTRHPLDTRRGIGFDMRQLDPGRWINLPAQASDRTFGHTGFTGTCAWADPEKGLVYVFLSNRTYPSMDNYKLNKMKTRRRILTTVYEAMENFPVYEASLDGARGW, encoded by the coding sequence ATGAAAAAAAGACGACTGATCCTACCTTCAATACTGGCCATTTTGGCCATAACCTCTGCATTTTATGTTCCCCGGGAACGGGACACCGTTCCTGGCGAGCAACAATGGGTGGATTCCGTCTACAACGCTATGACCGAAGACGAGCGCCTGGGGCAGCTCTTCATGTTGCGTGCCCATTCCGACCTGGGGCAGGACCACATCGACAAGATAAAACGCCTGATCAGCGAATACAAGGTAGGAGGGCTGTGCTTCTTTCAGGGCACACCGGAGAAACAAATAGAACTGATCAACGAATACCAGAAACTGGCCGGGCCGGTGCCGTTGCTGATCGCGATCGACGCCGAATGGGGCCTGGGCATGCGCATGAAGGAAAGCGCCATCAGTTTTCCCCAGCAATTGATGCTGGGCGCTATTCAGGACAACCGCCTGATCTACGAAATGGGCAAGGAGGTCGCCCGCCAGCTGAAGGCGGTGGGCGTACGCTTCAATTTTGCTCCCGTGGCGGATGTGAACAACAACCCCGCCAACCCGGTGATCAACATGCGCTCGTTTGGGGAAGATCCCATGAATGTAGCGGTAAAAAGCTACATGTATGCCGAAGGCCTGCAGGATCACGGGGTGCTGGCCTGCGCCAAGCACTTCCCCGGCCATGGCGATACGGATGTGGATTCTCACTACGACCTGCCCGTGATCCGGCATGACCTCACCCGGCTGGACAGCGTCGAGCTTTACCCTTTCCGGGTACTGGCGCAATACGGCGTGGGCAGCGTTATGGTCGCTCACCTCCACGTGCCCGAACTCGATGCGCGGGAGAACCGGCCCACGACGCTATCTTACAATACGGTCACCAGGCTGCTGCGGGAAGGCCTCGGGTTTGAAGGGCTCATCGTCACCGATGCCCTGGACATGAAAGGCGTGACCAAGCATTTCGACAGCGGGGAAGTAGAAGCCGAGGCGCTGCTGGCCGGCAATGATATGTTGCTGCTTCCGGAAGACCTGGGCGCCGCGATCGCCGCGATCAAAAAATACGTCCGGGAGGGTAAACTGAACTGGGAGCGCATCGAGCGGAGCGTAAAGAAAATACTGGCGAATAAGTACCGGTTGGGGATCACGGAATTTGAACCCTTACGGTCCGACAGTATCCGGCAGGTGCTCAACTCCGGGCAGGCCATACAACTGAAGCGCGAACTCATCGCCAGCGCCCTTACGCTGGTGCGCAACCCCGAGGGGCTGATTCCTTTCCAGCAGCTCGACACCCTGAGCCTGGCCAGCCTGAGCATTGGAGGAGGGGCTTCCAATCCTTTCCAGCAGCGGCTGCTGTCTTACCAGCGCATCCCGGCCCTACAGGCGGGCAAGGAAATCTCCGCCGCAAAAAGCCAGGAGCTCATGCAGCAACTCCGCAGCTACGATGCGGTGATCGTAAGCCTGCACGACATGAACAGCCGGGCCAGCAGCAGTTTCGGCGTAACGCAAAGTACCCGCGACTTCCTGCGCGCCCTCAGCCGGCAGACACGGGTTGTCCTGGTGGCTTTTGGCAACCCCTACAGCCTCAAATATTTTGACGATATCGGCTGGGTGCTGGAAGCCTACGATGAGGATCCGGCAACACAAGACCTGGCAGCTCAGGCCCTTTTTGGGGCCATTGCCCTCAAAGGGCGCCTGCCGGTGACGGCTTCTCCGCGAAGCGCTTACGGAATGGGGGCCATCACCCAAAAACTGCAGCGCTTTGGCTATGCGCCTCCCGAAAGCATGGGCCTGGACAGCGGCACCCTCGCCGGCATCGAAACCATAGCCGAGAATGCGATTGCAGCCCATGCGACGCCGGGCTGCGCGATTTTGGTCGCCAAAGACGGCAACATCGTTTTTGAGAAGGCATTCGGCCACCCTGCTTACGGTGCCGATAAACCGGTAGAACTGGACGATCTCTACGACCTGGCATCCCTGACCAAGATCACCTCGGCTACCCTGGCGGTGATGAAACTCTACGAAGAAGGGCGCCTCAGCCTGGACACTCCTATTGTCCGCTATCTGCCCGAACTGGAAGGCACCAACAAGGCCAGCATGGCGCTTCGCGACATAATGGCCCACCGCGCCGGGCTAACCGGCTGGATACCATTCTACAAACAAACCATGTCCGTCCGCCGCCGCCGGGCCCAACAACGGCCAGAATTTTACCACCGCGCTCCCGACGCCGCTTTCTCTATACCCGTGGCCGCCAACCTGTTCCTGCGCAATGATTTTGCCGATACCATCTGGGAGCAGATTTACCGCTCCGACTTGCGGCCGAACCGCAACTACGAGTACAGCGACCTGGGCTTTTATTTGATCGCCCGCATCGTGAAGCGCCTCAGCGGCCAACCCCTGGATGAGTATGTAGAAACGCACTTCTACCGCCCCATGGGCCTAAGCCGGATCGGCTATAACCCCTGGAAAAATTTTCCTAAAAACAAGGTGGTGCCCACGGAAAGAGACCATTATTTCCGCCTCCAGATGGTGCAAGGCTATGTCCATGATATGGGCGCCGCCATGCTGGGCGGCGTCAGCGGACACGCCGGCCTGTTCGCCAACGCCCACGATGTGGCCGTGGTCATGCAGATGCTCCTCAATAAGGGTACTTACGGAAACCGGCAATTCCTCCTGCCGGCAACCATCGACACCTTCACTACCCGCCATCCGCTGGATACCCGCCGCGGCATTGGCTTCGACATGCGCCAGCTGGACCCCGGCCGCTGGATCAACCTGCCCGCACAGGCCTCAGACAGAACCTTTGGCCATACTGGTTTCACCGGCACCTGCGCCTGGGCTGACCCGGAAAAAGGGCTGGTCTACGTTTTCCTCTCCAACCGCACCTATCCTTCCATGGATAATTACAAACTGAATAAGATGAAGACGCGCCGGCGAATCCTGACTACTGTCTATGAGGCGATGGAGAATTTCCCGGTTTATGAGGCGAGTTTGGACGGGGCGAGGGGGTGGTGA
- a CDS encoding tetratricopeptide repeat protein — MAKQNKKAKRKAATAATGEARSRKGFPAWFGNKKWVAGGLFALSFLLYANTLSHDYALDDAIVIYDNMFVEDGLSGIPGILTKDTFYGFFKEEGKANLVAGGRYRPLTLVLFALEVQLFGKTPLVGHLVNALFYGLTTVVLYLLLLKLFRPSQGQARAFFIALAAAGLFAVHPIHTEVVANIKGRDEILALLGSLAALYFSFRAYRENKPVLNVVAGVVFFLGLMSKENAITFLAVAPLAYYFFTKAGPGAIAKQVAPFAVAAAVFLAIRFSVLGFGMSEPTMEMMNNPFVKLAGNQYLPFTAQERLATVFYTLGKYLQLLVFPYILTHDYYPRHIEVMDFADWGALLSLALYLAMLVYALRQLPRKDPVSFAILYYLATLSIVSNLLFPVGTHMAERLMFMPSVGFCLLLALLGYRWAAAGVPKGKEPAFRQFMPALAVLAAVCLAYAARTVVRNPAWADNYTLFTTDIQYSPNSAKLRNAVGGELVTQSVAVQDTSQKNSMLRQAVEHLTQALRIHPNYKNAYLLLGNAYNYLQEYDKSIEAYKKALAIDANYAEAQRNLGITYKDAGKYFGEQQGDLNKAILYLDQAKELMPNEYEVLRLLGVAHGIRGDRVDAVEYFLLATQADPGNARGWYDLGTAYYNVGNEELGAQYRQKAYELDPSLRVKASSQPPPGEGE; from the coding sequence ATGGCAAAACAGAATAAGAAGGCAAAGAGAAAGGCGGCAACTGCTGCAACCGGCGAGGCCCGCTCCCGCAAGGGGTTTCCCGCCTGGTTTGGCAATAAAAAATGGGTGGCCGGCGGCCTGTTTGCCCTCAGTTTTTTACTCTACGCCAATACCCTCTCCCATGATTACGCACTGGACGACGCCATCGTCATCTACGATAACATGTTTGTGGAAGACGGGCTATCCGGCATCCCGGGCATCCTCACCAAGGATACTTTCTATGGTTTTTTCAAAGAAGAAGGCAAAGCCAACCTGGTGGCCGGCGGCCGCTACCGCCCGTTGACGCTGGTGCTCTTTGCCCTGGAAGTACAGCTCTTCGGAAAAACGCCGCTCGTGGGGCACCTGGTGAACGCCCTGTTCTACGGCCTGACGACGGTGGTGTTGTATTTGTTGTTGCTAAAGCTGTTCCGCCCTTCTCAGGGGCAGGCGAGAGCTTTTTTCATCGCGCTCGCCGCCGCCGGTTTATTTGCCGTGCACCCTATACATACAGAAGTAGTTGCCAACATCAAAGGGCGGGACGAGATTTTGGCCCTGCTGGGCAGCCTGGCGGCCCTGTATTTTTCTTTCCGTGCCTACCGGGAAAATAAACCGGTGTTGAATGTTGTTGCCGGGGTGGTATTCTTTCTGGGGCTGATGTCCAAAGAAAATGCCATCACCTTTCTGGCGGTGGCGCCGTTGGCCTATTATTTTTTTACAAAAGCCGGCCCGGGCGCTATTGCGAAGCAAGTGGCGCCTTTTGCGGTTGCTGCGGCGGTCTTCCTGGCCATTCGTTTTTCGGTGTTGGGTTTCGGCATGAGCGAGCCGACGATGGAGATGATGAACAACCCTTTCGTCAAGCTCGCCGGCAATCAGTATCTGCCTTTTACCGCCCAGGAGCGCCTGGCCACTGTATTTTACACCCTGGGCAAATACCTGCAGTTGCTGGTTTTCCCCTATATCCTTACCCATGATTATTACCCCCGGCACATCGAAGTGATGGACTTTGCCGACTGGGGCGCGTTGCTGAGCCTGGCCCTTTACCTCGCGATGCTGGTTTACGCCCTGCGGCAACTGCCGAGGAAGGACCCGGTAAGTTTTGCCATACTTTATTATCTGGCTACGCTTTCCATCGTTTCCAACCTGCTCTTTCCGGTAGGCACTCACATGGCGGAGCGCCTGATGTTTATGCCCTCTGTAGGCTTTTGCCTGTTGCTGGCCCTCCTGGGGTACCGCTGGGCGGCGGCCGGCGTTCCGAAAGGCAAGGAGCCGGCCTTTCGGCAGTTTATGCCGGCGCTGGCAGTGCTGGCGGCGGTCTGCCTGGCCTATGCCGCCCGCACCGTGGTGCGCAACCCCGCCTGGGCAGACAATTACACCCTTTTCACGACCGATATCCAATACTCGCCCAACAGCGCCAAACTGCGCAACGCCGTAGGCGGCGAGCTGGTCACTCAATCGGTAGCCGTTCAGGATACCAGCCAGAAAAACAGCATGCTCAGGCAGGCGGTGGAACACCTCACTCAGGCCCTGCGCATCCATCCCAATTATAAAAATGCATACCTTTTGCTGGGTAATGCGTATAATTACCTCCAGGAATACGATAAATCCATAGAGGCCTATAAAAAGGCATTGGCCATCGACGCCAATTATGCGGAAGCCCAGCGCAACCTCGGCATCACATACAAGGACGCCGGCAAGTATTTTGGCGAGCAGCAGGGCGACCTGAACAAAGCCATCCTGTATTTGGACCAGGCGAAGGAGCTGATGCCCAATGAATATGAGGTGCTGCGCCTCCTGGGCGTCGCCCACGGCATCCGGGGGGATAGGGTAGATGCCGTGGAATATTTCTTGCTGGCTACACAAGCCGACCCCGGCAACGCCAGAGGATGGTACGACCTGGGCACTGCCTATTACAATGTGGGGAATGAGGAATTGGGCGCTCAGTACCGGCAAAAGGCTTATGAGCTGGACCCCAGCCTGAGAGTGAAAGCCTCCTCCCAGCCCCCTCCCGGAGAGGGAGAGTAA
- the tesB gene encoding acyl-CoA thioesterase II yields MKNIEELLGLLELEAIEENIFRGQSRSVGSQRVFGGQVLAQALQAAIHTVPEGRFVHSLHAYFILPGDIQQPIVFEVDRIRDGGSFTTRRIKAIQKGQAIFNMSASFQKRQEGFDHQISMPNVTPPEGLMSWDQLVEEFGGKLPESIRRFLEIDHPIEFRPVERVHPMLAGKRQPQRHVWMRTKGAMPDEPTAHQAVLAYASDYNLLTTALLPHGDQVAGGNIQLASLDHGMWFHRDFRMDNWLLYAIDSPSASGARGFTRGSVFDQEGRLVASAVQEGLMRPV; encoded by the coding sequence ATGAAAAACATCGAAGAACTGCTCGGCCTGCTCGAACTGGAGGCCATCGAAGAGAATATTTTTCGCGGCCAGAGCCGCAGCGTGGGCAGCCAGCGCGTCTTCGGAGGGCAGGTGCTGGCACAGGCCCTTCAGGCGGCCATACACACTGTGCCCGAGGGGCGCTTTGTGCATTCCCTGCACGCTTATTTCATCCTGCCCGGCGATATACAGCAGCCCATCGTTTTCGAGGTCGACCGCATTCGCGACGGAGGCAGCTTCACCACCCGCCGCATCAAGGCCATACAGAAAGGGCAGGCCATCTTCAATATGTCCGCTTCTTTTCAGAAAAGGCAGGAAGGCTTTGACCACCAGATCAGCATGCCCAACGTGACGCCCCCCGAGGGGCTGATGAGCTGGGACCAGTTGGTGGAAGAGTTCGGCGGGAAACTTCCGGAAAGCATCCGCCGTTTTCTGGAGATCGACCACCCCATCGAGTTCCGCCCGGTGGAACGGGTGCACCCCATGCTGGCCGGCAAGCGGCAGCCTCAGCGCCACGTCTGGATGCGCACCAAAGGCGCCATGCCCGATGAGCCCACCGCCCATCAGGCGGTGCTGGCCTACGCTTCCGACTACAACCTGCTGACCACCGCCCTGCTGCCTCACGGCGACCAGGTGGCCGGCGGCAACATCCAACTGGCCAGCCTCGACCACGGCATGTGGTTCCACCGCGATTTTCGCATGGACAACTGGCTGCTCTACGCCATCGACAGCCCCAGCGCTTCCGGGGCGCGGGGTTTCACCCGGGGTAGTGTTTTTGACCAGGAGGGGAGGTTGGTGGCCTCGGCAGTGCAGGAGGGGCTGATGCGGCCGGTTTGA